A stretch of the Sinorhizobium alkalisoli genome encodes the following:
- a CDS encoding SMP-30/gluconolactonase/LRE family protein — translation MNLEPKLLLAAQTELGECPVWDPDRGVLFFMDITGKKLHAYDWSTGEDRVLELPALGGALALAQDGRLIAGLQNGIHWIDPESGTVEFIIDPEPDKPDHRLNEGKCDPEGRFWVGSISTLGRFPTGCLYRLEKEGSVTTVLNEVRVPNTLAWLPDARHMVFADSETKQIWRFQYDAGTGVISNREVFIDVGDFTGIPDGVAVDTESGLWIAEFGGGAVHRFSAEGKRIGKIVLPATQVTSCVFAGPDLRHLVIITTKRLLDEDGRKSQPHSGDLFVVEPGVRGLPPHVFQ, via the coding sequence ATGAACCTCGAACCGAAGCTGCTGCTTGCTGCGCAAACGGAGCTTGGGGAGTGCCCGGTCTGGGATCCGGACCGGGGTGTGCTCTTTTTCATGGATATCACCGGCAAGAAGCTACATGCCTATGATTGGAGCACGGGCGAAGATCGGGTGCTGGAACTTCCGGCACTCGGCGGAGCGCTGGCTCTGGCCCAAGACGGCCGGCTCATCGCCGGCCTTCAGAACGGAATCCATTGGATTGACCCCGAGTCGGGCACAGTTGAATTCATCATCGATCCGGAACCGGACAAGCCTGACCACCGGCTGAACGAAGGCAAATGCGATCCTGAGGGCCGGTTTTGGGTCGGCTCCATCTCGACCCTCGGCCGCTTTCCAACCGGTTGCCTCTACCGGCTGGAAAAGGAGGGCTCGGTAACCACGGTCCTGAACGAAGTCAGAGTGCCGAATACATTGGCCTGGCTGCCGGATGCAAGGCACATGGTCTTCGCCGACAGCGAAACGAAGCAGATCTGGCGCTTCCAGTACGACGCCGGCACCGGGGTAATCAGCAATCGTGAGGTCTTCATCGACGTCGGCGACTTTACCGGCATCCCCGATGGCGTCGCGGTCGATACGGAGAGCGGCCTGTGGATCGCCGAATTCGGCGGCGGGGCCGTGCATCGCTTCTCGGCGGAGGGCAAGCGCATCGGCAAGATCGTCCTGCCGGCGACGCAGGTGACGTCCTGCGTCTTCGCAGGCCCCGATCTGCGGCATCTGGTGATCATCACGACGAAGCGGTTGCTGGACGAAGACGGGCGAAAATCACAGCCCCACTCCGGCGATCTCTTCGTCGTGGAACCGGGCGTGCGGGGGCTTCCACCGCATGTCTTCCAATAG
- a CDS encoding sugar ABC transporter substrate-binding protein, producing MSKRLKIYAVTHDILGDVFWEVFRRGLLDAAARFDVDVEHLRPGRFSPEIQAGLIDGARHARPDGIISTVPDVAAVEGALKATIADGIPVICVNAKDGRPEGERIPYLFYIGGDDFNAGELAGRYLLENVKPRAAMCVDHYLYEHICHGDRWHGFKSAVDKAGVPAERLRVPGGEPEACARAVADYMESHPDVDAVLTLGPPGAQAVLDAEALVGSGRTWKHLTFDVAQLQLDGIRSGRIMATIDSQQYLQGFLAVQHMWMHKTQGFTLAADIYTGPAIVDLSNIDEAEQGVKAGTR from the coding sequence ATGAGCAAGAGACTGAAAATTTATGCGGTCACCCATGATATCCTGGGCGATGTCTTCTGGGAGGTGTTCCGCCGCGGGTTGCTGGATGCTGCCGCGCGGTTCGATGTCGATGTCGAGCATCTGCGCCCCGGCAGGTTCTCGCCCGAAATACAGGCCGGCCTGATCGACGGCGCACGCCATGCCCGCCCCGACGGGATTATCTCGACGGTGCCGGACGTGGCGGCCGTGGAGGGCGCCCTGAAGGCGACGATCGCGGATGGCATCCCGGTCATCTGCGTCAACGCGAAGGACGGAAGGCCGGAAGGCGAGCGCATCCCCTACCTATTCTACATCGGCGGTGACGATTTCAACGCAGGTGAACTTGCTGGCCGCTATCTGCTGGAGAATGTGAAGCCGCGCGCGGCGATGTGTGTCGACCACTATCTCTATGAGCATATCTGCCATGGCGACCGCTGGCACGGTTTCAAAAGCGCTGTCGACAAGGCCGGCGTTCCCGCGGAACGTCTGCGCGTTCCGGGGGGCGAGCCGGAGGCCTGTGCCAGGGCCGTCGCCGACTATATGGAAAGCCATCCGGACGTGGACGCCGTCCTCACCCTCGGCCCTCCGGGCGCGCAGGCGGTCCTCGATGCCGAAGCCCTTGTCGGCTCCGGACGGACTTGGAAACACCTGACCTTCGACGTTGCCCAGCTCCAGCTCGACGGAATCCGCTCCGGTCGGATCATGGCGACGATCGACAGCCAGCAATATCTGCAGGGCTTCCTGGCGGTGCAGCACATGTGGATGCACAAGACCCAGGGCTTCACCCTCGCCGCCGATATCTATACCGGCCCCGCCATCGTCGACCTGTCAAATATCGATGAGGCCGAGCAGGGCGTGAAGGCTGGCACGCGGTAG
- a CDS encoding TIM barrel protein — protein MHVKLANAPVSWGVDYADDPKNPPWHKVMDEIAEAGYSHTELGPYGFYPTDPKKLANEFLSRGLTVAAGFVFQILHDPANTDAVLENTARTVELLSAVGGRYLVTIDHISEERMATAGRRDFAKKLSDSQFEHMIGLIDRIADIALASGVKPVVHQHAGCYIEFEDEIEGVLQRLDAERVGICIDTGHMAYAGIDPVAFYERHAKRVQYFHFKDIDPDVHKRVLAEKIPFLAAVEQKIFCPMGAGVVDWEKLANAIKTLGYNGAATIEQDIDPTLSFDPLGDARKSLAYLKSVGF, from the coding sequence ATGCACGTGAAACTCGCGAACGCCCCGGTGTCCTGGGGCGTCGACTATGCCGACGACCCGAAGAACCCGCCATGGCATAAGGTCATGGACGAGATTGCCGAAGCTGGCTACAGCCACACTGAACTCGGTCCCTACGGCTTCTACCCGACCGACCCGAAAAAGCTCGCGAACGAGTTTCTGAGCCGCGGGCTGACTGTCGCCGCCGGCTTCGTCTTCCAAATCCTTCACGATCCCGCGAACACGGACGCCGTGCTCGAAAACACCGCTCGAACCGTCGAGCTGCTGTCGGCCGTGGGCGGCCGCTACCTCGTCACCATCGACCATATCTCCGAGGAACGGATGGCGACCGCCGGTCGCCGCGACTTCGCCAAGAAGCTGAGCGACAGCCAGTTCGAACATATGATCGGCCTCATCGACCGCATCGCCGATATCGCGCTCGCTTCCGGCGTGAAGCCGGTCGTCCATCAACATGCAGGCTGCTACATCGAGTTCGAGGATGAGATAGAAGGTGTACTCCAGCGGCTCGATGCCGAACGCGTCGGGATCTGCATCGACACCGGTCACATGGCCTATGCCGGGATCGATCCCGTCGCCTTCTACGAGCGGCATGCCAAGCGCGTGCAGTATTTCCATTTCAAGGATATCGACCCCGACGTCCACAAGCGCGTTCTGGCGGAGAAGATTCCATTCCTCGCCGCCGTCGAGCAGAAAATCTTCTGCCCGATGGGAGCAGGTGTGGTTGACTGGGAAAAGTTGGCCAACGCCATCAAGACGCTCGGCTATAACGGCGCTGCCACTATCGAGCAGGATATCGATCCGACGCTCTCCTTCGACCCGCTAGGTGACGCCCGCAAGAGCCTTGCCTATCTCAAGTCGGTGGGTTTCTGA
- a CDS encoding LacI family DNA-binding transcriptional regulator — MKKSAKVMDGGPFRKKYASSIDVARLAGVSQSAVSRTFTEGASVSPKTREKVMKAAEELGYGPSIIPKIMLTHKSSLIAIVSGGLYNPFYAGVVEKLSHAVQKYGSNVMLFSVNHGEYIDEIIPDILSYRVDGIVSALSIVSPEAAERCAKMHTPVVLFNNKLSNEWVASICSDNVEGGRQVAALFLERGARRCAYIGGKKGNLASEDRFAGYLSGLRQNGINDVAVAYGDFRHDEAFEAAKKLLSSRKPPDAIFCANDLMAIGAMEAVKALGLSVPDDVIIAGFDDIPAAAWPSFDLTTVRQDGDAMIGRAMDQLARMIDGEHLAGNSLHLIRAPLVERGSTARK; from the coding sequence TTGAAAAAAAGCGCAAAAGTCATGGACGGTGGGCCGTTTCGAAAGAAATACGCGTCATCTATCGACGTCGCCCGGCTCGCGGGGGTGTCGCAGTCGGCTGTTTCCCGCACGTTTACCGAGGGTGCCAGCGTTTCTCCGAAGACTCGAGAAAAAGTGATGAAGGCGGCCGAGGAGTTAGGTTATGGGCCGAGCATTATTCCAAAGATAATGCTGACTCACAAATCTTCTCTGATCGCCATCGTGAGCGGTGGGCTGTACAACCCGTTTTACGCGGGCGTGGTCGAAAAACTCTCTCACGCGGTTCAGAAATATGGTTCGAACGTCATGCTCTTCTCCGTGAACCACGGAGAATATATCGATGAGATCATTCCGGATATACTAAGCTACCGGGTAGATGGTATCGTCTCGGCTCTTTCTATTGTCTCTCCAGAGGCCGCTGAGCGTTGCGCAAAGATGCACACGCCGGTCGTCCTCTTCAACAATAAACTCTCCAACGAGTGGGTTGCTTCGATCTGCAGCGACAATGTGGAGGGCGGACGCCAGGTCGCTGCCCTCTTCTTGGAACGTGGTGCGAGACGGTGCGCATACATCGGGGGAAAAAAGGGCAATCTCGCGAGTGAGGACCGCTTTGCGGGGTATCTGAGTGGCCTTAGGCAAAACGGCATCAACGATGTGGCTGTGGCTTACGGAGATTTCCGACACGACGAGGCCTTCGAAGCAGCTAAAAAGCTTCTCTCCTCGCGCAAGCCACCCGACGCCATATTCTGCGCCAACGATTTGATGGCGATCGGTGCAATGGAAGCGGTCAAAGCCCTAGGTTTGTCAGTTCCTGACGACGTGATCATCGCTGGGTTTGATGATATCCCGGCTGCGGCGTGGCCAAGTTTCGACCTGACGACAGTCCGACAGGATGGTGATGCGATGATTGGCCGGGCGATGGACCAACTTGCGCGCATGATTGACGGAGAGCACCTCGCTGGAAATTCGCTTCATCTGATACGAGCTCCGCTTGTCGAGAGAGGATCTACTGCACGCAAGTGA